A window from Mycobacterium saskatchewanense encodes these proteins:
- the pssA gene encoding CDP-diacylglycerol--serine O-phosphatidyltransferase, translating into MISKPRARRSVNLQILPSAMTVLSICAGLTSIKFALEHQPKAAMALIAAAAILDGLDGRVARILDAQSRMGEEIDSLADAVNFGVTPAIVLYLTLFAQSPAGWIVVLLYAVCVVLRLARFNALQDDGRQPAYTHEFFVGMPAPAGAVSMIGLIGLKLQFGPGWWTSTTFLCIWITGTSMLMISKIPMRKMHAAAVPPNWAAPLLALLAIAAAAAVLAPYLLIWVIIVAYLCHVPFAVRNQRWLAAHPESWTDKPEQRRAARRANRRAHPNRRSVTRLGLRKPGGRVP; encoded by the coding sequence ATGATCAGCAAGCCCCGCGCCAGGCGGTCGGTCAACCTGCAGATCCTGCCCAGCGCGATGACCGTGCTGTCCATCTGCGCGGGCCTGACGTCGATCAAGTTCGCGCTCGAGCATCAGCCCAAGGCCGCGATGGCGCTGATCGCCGCCGCCGCCATCCTCGACGGCCTCGACGGCCGGGTGGCCCGGATCCTGGACGCGCAGTCCCGGATGGGCGAGGAGATCGACTCGCTGGCCGATGCGGTGAACTTCGGCGTGACGCCCGCGATCGTGCTGTACCTGACGCTGTTCGCCCAGTCGCCGGCCGGGTGGATCGTGGTGCTGCTGTACGCGGTGTGCGTGGTCCTGCGGCTGGCCCGCTTCAACGCGCTGCAGGACGACGGCAGGCAGCCCGCCTACACGCACGAGTTCTTCGTCGGGATGCCCGCGCCGGCGGGCGCGGTGTCGATGATCGGCCTCATCGGCCTCAAGCTGCAGTTCGGGCCGGGCTGGTGGACGTCGACGACGTTCCTGTGCATCTGGATCACCGGGACGTCGATGCTGATGATCAGCAAGATCCCGATGCGCAAGATGCACGCCGCCGCGGTGCCGCCGAACTGGGCCGCCCCGCTGCTGGCGCTGCTGGCGATCGCGGCGGCGGCCGCGGTGCTGGCCCCCTACCTGTTGATCTGGGTGATCATCGTCGCCTACCTGTGCCACGTGCCGTTCGCGGTCCGCAACCAGCGCTGGCTCGCCGCCCACCCGGAGTCCTGGACGGACAAACCGGAGCAGCGCCGCGCGGCGCGGCGCGCCAACCGCCGGGCGCACCCCAACCGCCGATCGGTGACCCGGCTGGGGCTGCGCAAACCGGGCGGGCGCGTGCCATGA
- a CDS encoding phosphatidylserine decarboxylase gives MARRPRTIGPTAQDPAFSPQHVLELVRSAVPPVHPAGRPFVAAGLGVALAGHRHRWVRRAGLLAAGACAGFFRHPPRVPPSRPGVVVAPADGVVCVIDTAAPPGELGMPDTPLPRVSIFLSLLDAHVQRAPVSGEVIDVQHRPGRFGSADLAAASTDNERTSLRIRAVNGAEVVAVQIAGLLARRIVCDARRGDKLSIGDTYGLIRFGSRLDTYLPAGAEPVVQVGQRTLAGETVLAVLP, from the coding sequence GTGGCACGACGCCCCCGCACGATCGGTCCGACCGCGCAGGACCCGGCTTTCAGCCCGCAGCACGTGCTGGAGCTGGTGCGCTCCGCCGTCCCGCCGGTCCACCCGGCCGGGCGGCCGTTCGTCGCCGCCGGCCTGGGGGTGGCCCTGGCCGGGCACCGCCACCGGTGGGTGCGCCGCGCCGGCCTGCTGGCCGCCGGCGCCTGCGCCGGTTTCTTCCGTCATCCTCCGCGGGTGCCGCCGTCGCGGCCCGGCGTCGTGGTGGCGCCGGCCGACGGCGTGGTGTGCGTGATCGACACGGCCGCCCCGCCCGGCGAACTCGGCATGCCGGACACGCCGCTGCCGCGCGTCAGCATCTTCCTTTCACTGCTGGACGCCCACGTGCAGCGGGCGCCGGTGAGCGGCGAGGTGATCGACGTGCAGCACCGGCCCGGCCGGTTCGGGTCGGCCGACCTCGCCGCCGCCAGCACCGACAACGAGCGCACCAGCCTGCGGATCCGGGCCGTGAACGGCGCCGAGGTGGTGGCGGTGCAGATCGCGGGGTTGCTGGCCCGCCGCATCGTGTGCGACGCGCGGCGGGGGGACAAACTGTCGATCGGCGACACCTACGGCCTGATCCGGTTCGGCTCCCGGCTGGACACGTACCTGCCGGCCGGCGCCGAACCGGTGGTGCAGGTGGGGCAGCGCACGCTCGCGGGCGAGACCGTGCTGGCCGTCCTGCCATGA
- a CDS encoding MFS transporter: MRSGTELRRAKVGVTAAFLVHAVLFSSWAAHIPRMKAEFGLSDVALGTALFGSPLGSVAATVLCHWALPRWGSRRLVRLTLAGYAAAGTAVGLVGSGAALFGALALWGFFQGALDVAMNTQAAAVERLARAPIMARFHGMWSVGALLGALLGAACVGAGIGLAPQLAVLGVLVLIGGEALTRHLTADTEPGSPETVRTGRGWFTPAVAILAAVAFVSFLCEGAATDWSATYVRDVIGAGAGVSALSYAAYTCTMVVTRFGALRLHARVPSRRLLPALALVAAAGMSVALAAGAAGAAVVGFACLGAGVALLVPSAFSAAYSAGAAGSSIAVVAATGWVGYLLGPPLIGHLARLFGLSAALVTIPVMMTIVAIAIRCSPAFDRLAAPR, encoded by the coding sequence ATGCGATCGGGGACGGAGCTGCGCCGCGCGAAGGTCGGCGTCACCGCAGCGTTCCTCGTCCACGCCGTGTTGTTCTCGTCGTGGGCCGCCCATATCCCCCGGATGAAGGCCGAATTCGGGTTGTCCGACGTGGCACTGGGTACCGCGCTGTTCGGGTCGCCGCTCGGCTCGGTCGCCGCGACGGTCCTCTGCCACTGGGCGCTGCCTCGTTGGGGCAGTCGCCGGCTGGTCCGCCTCACGCTCGCGGGGTACGCCGCCGCCGGGACCGCGGTGGGGCTGGTTGGTTCCGGCGCGGCGCTGTTCGGCGCGCTCGCGCTGTGGGGCTTCTTCCAGGGGGCGCTCGACGTCGCGATGAACACCCAGGCCGCCGCGGTCGAGCGGTTGGCGCGCGCGCCGATCATGGCGCGTTTCCACGGCATGTGGAGCGTCGGCGCGCTGCTCGGCGCGTTGCTCGGGGCCGCGTGCGTCGGCGCGGGCATCGGCCTGGCGCCCCAGCTGGCCGTCCTCGGCGTCCTGGTCCTCATCGGCGGGGAGGCGCTCACCCGCCACCTGACCGCCGACACGGAACCCGGCTCGCCGGAGACGGTGCGGACAGGCCGGGGCTGGTTCACGCCGGCCGTGGCGATCCTCGCGGCGGTGGCGTTCGTGTCCTTCCTGTGCGAGGGCGCCGCCACCGACTGGTCGGCCACTTATGTGCGCGACGTCATCGGCGCCGGCGCGGGTGTCTCCGCGCTGAGCTACGCGGCGTACACGTGCACGATGGTCGTCACCCGGTTCGGCGCGCTGCGCCTGCACGCGCGGGTGCCGAGCCGTCGACTGCTGCCGGCCCTCGCGCTGGTCGCCGCGGCGGGCATGAGCGTGGCGCTGGCGGCGGGCGCCGCGGGCGCCGCCGTCGTCGGCTTCGCCTGCCTGGGCGCCGGCGTGGCGCTGCTGGTGCCGAGCGCCTTCAGCGCCGCCTACTCGGCCGGCGCGGCCGGATCATCGATCGCTGTCGTGGCCGCCACGGGATGGGTCGGCTACCTGTTGGGACCGCCGCTGATCGGGCATCTGGCCCGGCTGTTCGGCCTGTCGGCCGCGCTGGTGACGATTCCGGTGATGATGACGATCGTGGCGATCGCCATCCGCTGCAGCCCCGCCTTCGACCGGCTGGCCGCGCCTAGGTGA
- the moeA gene encoding molybdopterin molybdotransferase MoeA has product MRSVDEHQRVVSGLIGPRPPVAVPLADALGLVLADDVVAPLALPVFDNSAMDGYAVRAEDTSGATPERPVVLPVPEDIPAGRTDELTLRPGTAHRIMTGAPVPAGATAIVPVEDTDGGVDTVAIRQPREAGKHIRQAGEDVAAGTTVLRRGQVVTPAALGLASALGLAELPVTPRQRVLVLSTGSELVTPGNPLRAGQIYESNSIMLAAAVRDAGAEVAAVATAEDDVAQFSALLDRYAADADLIITSGGVSAGAYEVVKDAFGREGDQGVEFVKVAMQPGMPQGIGRVAGTTIVTLPGNPVSALVSFEVFIRPALRRAMGLPDPERPRRDAVLAESLTSPRGKRQFRRAILDREAGTVISYGPPASHHLRWLASANGLLDIPEDVVEVAAGARLPVWDLT; this is encoded by the coding sequence GTGCGCTCAGTCGACGAACATCAGCGTGTCGTATCCGGATTGATCGGCCCCCGGCCGCCCGTCGCGGTCCCGCTGGCCGACGCCCTGGGCCTCGTTCTGGCCGACGACGTGGTGGCACCGCTGGCGCTGCCCGTGTTCGACAACTCCGCGATGGACGGCTACGCGGTCCGCGCCGAGGACACGTCGGGCGCGACGCCGGAGCGGCCGGTGGTGCTGCCGGTGCCCGAGGACATCCCCGCCGGGCGCACCGACGAACTGACCCTGCGGCCCGGGACCGCGCACCGGATCATGACCGGCGCGCCGGTGCCCGCCGGGGCAACGGCTATCGTGCCGGTCGAGGACACCGACGGCGGCGTGGACACGGTCGCGATCCGGCAGCCGCGAGAGGCCGGCAAGCACATCCGGCAGGCCGGCGAGGACGTCGCGGCCGGCACCACAGTGTTGCGCCGGGGCCAGGTCGTGACGCCGGCGGCGCTGGGCCTGGCGTCGGCGCTCGGCCTGGCGGAGCTGCCGGTGACTCCCCGCCAACGGGTGCTCGTGCTGTCCACCGGGTCCGAGCTGGTCACGCCGGGCAACCCACTGCGGGCGGGCCAGATCTACGAGTCCAACTCGATCATGCTGGCGGCCGCCGTCCGCGACGCCGGCGCGGAGGTGGCGGCCGTGGCCACCGCCGAGGACGACGTCGCGCAGTTCAGCGCGCTGCTCGACCGCTACGCCGCCGACGCGGACCTCATCATCACCAGCGGCGGGGTGAGCGCCGGCGCCTACGAGGTGGTCAAGGACGCCTTCGGGCGGGAGGGCGACCAGGGCGTCGAATTCGTCAAGGTCGCCATGCAGCCCGGGATGCCGCAGGGCATCGGCCGCGTGGCGGGCACCACGATCGTGACCCTGCCCGGCAACCCGGTCAGCGCGCTGGTCTCCTTCGAGGTGTTCATCCGGCCCGCGCTGCGCCGGGCGATGGGCCTGCCCGACCCCGAGCGGCCACGCCGGGACGCCGTCCTGGCCGAGTCGCTGACCTCGCCGCGCGGCAAGCGCCAGTTCCGCCGGGCGATCCTCGACCGCGAGGCCGGCACCGTGATCAGCTACGGCCCGCCGGCATCGCATCACCTGCGGTGGCTGGCGTCGGCCAACGGGCTGCTGGACATCCCGGAGGACGTCGTGGAGGTGGCCGCCGGGGCGCGGCTGCCGGTGTGGGACCTCACCTAG
- a CDS encoding SDR family NAD(P)-dependent oxidoreductase has protein sequence MASHDQETRDWSQADVPDQSGRIAVVTGANTGIGYHTAAVLAFRGAHVVLAVRDLEKGNAALSRIVAASPRADVTLQRLDLSSLDSVRSAAAALGEAYPRIDLLINNAGVMWTPKSTTEDGFELQFGTNHLGHFALTGLLLDHLLPVRDSRVVTVSSLGHRLRAAIHFDDLQWERRYDRIAAYGQSKLANLLFTYELQRRLAARPDAKTIAVAAHPGGSNTDLARNLPGVFQPLKAVLGPVLFQSPAMGALPTLRAATDPAVQGGQYYGPGGFLEQRGRPKLVESSAQSHDEELQGRLWAVSEELTGVRFGI, from the coding sequence ATGGCTTCCCACGACCAAGAGACCCGCGACTGGTCGCAGGCCGACGTGCCGGACCAGAGCGGCCGCATCGCCGTCGTCACGGGCGCGAACACCGGCATCGGTTATCACACGGCGGCGGTACTCGCCTTCCGCGGCGCGCACGTCGTGCTGGCGGTGCGCGACCTGGAGAAGGGCAACGCCGCACTGTCGCGCATCGTGGCGGCCAGTCCGCGCGCCGACGTCACGCTGCAGCGGCTCGACCTGTCCTCGCTGGACTCGGTGCGGTCCGCCGCCGCCGCGCTGGGCGAGGCCTACCCGCGCATCGACCTGCTGATCAACAACGCGGGCGTGATGTGGACGCCGAAGTCCACCACCGAAGACGGCTTCGAGCTGCAGTTCGGGACCAACCACCTCGGCCACTTCGCGCTGACCGGCCTGCTGCTCGACCACCTGCTGCCGGTGCGCGATTCCCGGGTGGTGACGGTCAGCAGCCTCGGCCACCGGCTGCGGGCCGCGATCCACTTCGACGACCTGCAGTGGGAACGCCGCTACGACCGGATCGCGGCCTACGGGCAGTCCAAGCTCGCCAACCTGCTGTTCACCTACGAGCTGCAGCGCCGGCTGGCGGCCCGCCCCGACGCGAAGACCATCGCCGTGGCCGCCCACCCCGGCGGCTCCAACACCGACCTGGCCCGCAACCTGCCCGGCGTGTTCCAGCCGCTCAAGGCGGTGCTCGGTCCGGTGCTGTTCCAGAGCCCCGCGATGGGAGCGCTGCCGACGCTGCGGGCGGCCACCGATCCCGCCGTTCAGGGCGGGCAGTACTACGGCCCCGGCGGCTTCCTCGAGCAGCGCGGCCGGCCCAAGCTCGTCGAATCCAGCGCGCAGTCGCACGACGAGGAGCTGCAGGGCCGGCTCTGGGCGGTTTCCGAAGAACTCACCGGCGTCCGGTTCGGAATTTGA
- a CDS encoding VOC family protein, translated as MITGLAHSGVCVPDCEAAVAFYRDVLGLRVLSPPYVMAGNAIRNDMGELVSDPSMKAAIVGFPGDGDRVLEVIEYLGADGTARCAALTEHGLSHVGLICEDIDATRAELERKGVRFLVSGIAEVARVRTTWFADPWGVVFILVEKSRPQRPYFAQWD; from the coding sequence GTGATTACCGGGCTCGCCCATTCCGGGGTGTGCGTCCCCGACTGTGAGGCCGCGGTCGCCTTCTACCGCGACGTGTTGGGCCTGCGTGTGCTCTCGCCGCCGTACGTCATGGCCGGTAACGCCATTCGCAACGACATGGGGGAGTTGGTGTCCGACCCCAGCATGAAGGCGGCAATCGTCGGCTTTCCCGGCGACGGCGACCGGGTGCTCGAAGTCATCGAGTACCTCGGCGCCGACGGCACCGCTCGGTGCGCGGCCCTCACCGAGCACGGGCTGTCGCATGTCGGGCTGATCTGCGAGGACATCGACGCCACCCGGGCGGAGCTGGAGCGTAAAGGGGTGCGGTTCCTGGTCAGTGGCATCGCGGAGGTCGCGCGGGTGCGCACCACCTGGTTTGCCGACCCGTGGGGCGTGGTGTTCATCCTGGTGGAAAAGAGCCGGCCGCAGCGACCCTACTTCGCCCAATGGGACTGA
- a CDS encoding flavin-containing monooxygenase, protein MGLTVGIIGAGAGGIAMGIQLAEAGHEFTIFDRADGFGGTWRHNTFPGAACDVPSHLYSYSFAPNPRWSKTYANQPEILAYLEGVAARFGLGPRLRPGTAIACARWSDARRRWTLTADDGREHHFDAVVCAVGMLDVPHVPEIPGARRFRGRQFHSARWDHGKSTDGERVASIGTGASAVQYVPAIAPKTAHLTVFQRTPIWIAPRFDFPFTPEQQDLFERDPAAARRLRDEAFDAYESASFDVGDAQTREATELARSYLMRKVADPELRAKLTPDYPVGCKRPLMSRDWYPTLSLPNVSLETTAIAELTERGVRTADGVEHRVDTIVYGTGFTAADYLASIDVYGAGGRHLREEWRDGAEAYLGTLVAGYPNLFTLYGPNTNGVNSIIYIHEAQTTFVRRILEVMDARGARTVEVTAAAQRRYNDEIQAAMSGKVWLACANYFRHPSGKVVTQLPYSGRTFFERTREPVDGDYRFAR, encoded by the coding sequence ATGGGACTGACGGTCGGCATCATCGGCGCCGGCGCCGGCGGCATCGCGATGGGCATCCAGCTCGCGGAGGCGGGGCACGAGTTCACCATCTTCGACCGGGCCGACGGGTTTGGCGGCACCTGGCGCCACAACACCTTTCCCGGCGCGGCCTGCGACGTCCCGTCCCACCTGTACTCGTATTCGTTCGCGCCCAACCCGCGGTGGAGCAAGACCTACGCGAACCAGCCCGAGATCCTCGCCTACCTCGAGGGGGTCGCCGCCCGGTTTGGGCTGGGCCCCCGCCTGCGGCCCGGCACCGCGATCGCGTGCGCGCGCTGGTCGGACGCGCGGCGGCGCTGGACGCTGACGGCGGACGACGGGCGCGAGCACCACTTCGACGCCGTCGTCTGCGCCGTCGGGATGCTCGACGTGCCCCACGTCCCCGAGATCCCCGGGGCGCGGCGGTTCCGCGGCCGCCAATTCCACTCGGCGCGCTGGGACCACGGCAAGTCGACCGACGGCGAGCGGGTGGCGTCGATCGGCACCGGCGCCAGCGCCGTCCAGTACGTGCCGGCGATCGCGCCCAAGACCGCACACCTGACGGTGTTTCAGCGCACCCCGATCTGGATCGCGCCGCGGTTCGACTTCCCGTTCACCCCCGAACAGCAGGACCTGTTCGAACGCGATCCCGCCGCGGCGCGCAGGCTGCGCGACGAGGCCTTCGACGCCTACGAGTCGGCGAGCTTCGACGTCGGCGACGCGCAGACCCGCGAGGCGACCGAGTTGGCCCGCAGCTACCTGATGCGCAAGGTGGCCGACCCCGAACTGCGGGCGAAGCTGACGCCCGACTACCCCGTCGGCTGCAAGCGCCCGCTGATGTCCCGCGACTGGTATCCCACACTGTCGCTGCCCAACGTCAGCCTTGAGACCACCGCCATCGCCGAGCTGACCGAGCGCGGCGTGCGCACCGCGGACGGCGTCGAGCACCGCGTCGACACCATCGTCTACGGCACCGGGTTCACCGCGGCCGACTACCTGGCCAGCATCGACGTGTACGGCGCCGGCGGCCGGCACCTGCGCGAGGAGTGGCGCGACGGCGCCGAGGCCTACCTCGGCACTCTGGTGGCCGGCTATCCGAACCTGTTCACGCTCTACGGCCCCAACACCAACGGCGTCAACTCGATCATCTACATCCACGAGGCGCAGACGACGTTCGTCCGGCGCATCCTCGAGGTGATGGACGCTCGTGGCGCGCGCACCGTCGAGGTCACCGCGGCGGCGCAGCGGCGCTACAACGACGAGATCCAGGCGGCCATGTCGGGCAAGGTGTGGCTCGCGTGCGCGAACTACTTCCGCCACCCCAGCGGCAAGGTCGTCACCCAATTGCCTTACAGCGGACGGACATTCTTCGAGCGCACTCGCGAGCCGGTCGACGGCGACTACCGCTTCGCGCGGTAG
- a CDS encoding cupin domain-containing protein, with the protein MSLVVPPYPPPRYTKDRPEVSARLKRAPENGGAPPDYETSGVRYHYLANQRDTGGDYGLYRVDLPPNGGGPGPHFHRAMSEAFFVLSGTMKLYDGTRWADGHQGDFLYVPPGGVHGFRNGANEPASILMLFAPGAPRETYFEGFAALADMTDHERREWFVRHDNFWLQ; encoded by the coding sequence ATGTCCCTGGTCGTGCCGCCCTATCCCCCGCCGCGATACACGAAGGATCGGCCGGAGGTCAGCGCCCGGCTCAAGCGGGCCCCGGAAAACGGCGGGGCGCCACCCGATTACGAGACCTCCGGCGTCCGATACCACTACCTGGCCAACCAGCGGGACACCGGCGGCGACTATGGCCTGTACCGGGTCGACCTCCCGCCCAACGGCGGTGGGCCCGGGCCGCATTTTCACCGCGCCATGTCCGAGGCGTTCTTCGTACTCTCGGGCACGATGAAGCTCTACGACGGCACCCGGTGGGCCGACGGCCACCAGGGCGACTTCCTCTACGTGCCGCCCGGCGGAGTGCACGGCTTCCGCAATGGGGCGAACGAGCCGGCGTCGATCCTGATGCTCTTCGCGCCGGGCGCGCCGCGAGAGACCTACTTCGAGGGCTTCGCGGCGCTGGCCGACATGACCGACCACGAACGCCGCGAGTGGTTTGTTCGCCACGATAATTTCTGGTTGCAGTAA
- a CDS encoding M24 family metallopeptidase yields the protein MEGPATEESVRVRRLLDAERRAAQLFDEIDRRAMIRPGVGERELSDEIGRLAADLFGVTRHWHRRIVRAGENTMQPFAERPPDRVIAADDMVFLDLGPIFEEWEADFGRTFVLGGDPAKTALRDALPRVWRAGREYFDDHEGVTGAELFDFVVGVAHAEGFEWGSPIAGHLVGEFPHRRIAGPGRQWYIMPGSGRPMRRTDPTGRVCHWILEIHLVDRARGFGGFYEQLLDLP from the coding sequence GTGGAGGGGCCGGCGACCGAAGAGAGCGTGCGGGTGCGGCGGCTCCTCGACGCCGAACGCCGGGCGGCGCAACTGTTCGACGAGATCGACCGCCGCGCCATGATTCGTCCCGGCGTCGGCGAGCGGGAGCTGTCCGACGAAATCGGACGCCTCGCGGCCGACCTGTTCGGCGTGACCCGGCACTGGCACCGGCGGATCGTGCGGGCCGGCGAGAACACCATGCAGCCCTTCGCCGAGCGCCCGCCGGACCGGGTGATCGCCGCGGACGACATGGTCTTTCTGGACCTGGGCCCGATCTTCGAGGAGTGGGAGGCCGACTTCGGCCGCACCTTCGTGCTCGGCGGCGATCCGGCCAAAACGGCCCTCCGCGACGCACTTCCACGGGTGTGGCGGGCCGGGCGCGAATACTTCGATGACCACGAGGGTGTGACCGGCGCCGAATTGTTCGACTTCGTGGTCGGTGTGGCCCACGCCGAGGGCTTCGAGTGGGGCAGCCCGATTGCCGGTCACCTGGTGGGCGAATTCCCGCACCGCAGGATCGCCGGTCCCGGCCGGCAGTGGTACATCATGCCCGGGTCGGGCAGGCCGATGCGGCGCACCGATCCCACCGGCCGCGTCTGCCACTGGATCCTGGAGATCCATCTGGTCGATCGCGCCCGCGGCTTCGGTGGCTTCTACGAGCAGCTGCTCGACCTGCCCTGA
- a CDS encoding SDR family NAD(P)-dependent oxidoreductase, with translation MAKWTTADIPDQTGRVAVITGANTGLGYETALALAAHGAHVVLAVRNLDKGKDAAARIAATSPQSDVALQELDLTSLESVRAAAEQLRSAHDRIDLLINNAGVMWTPKSTTKDGFELQFGTNHLGHFAFTGLLLDRLLPVAGSRVVTVSSLGHRILADIHFDDLQWERSYNRVAAYGQAKLANLLFTYELQRRLAPRGTTIAAAAHPGGSRTELTRNLPPLVERFATPLFGLISQDAATGALPTLRAATDPGVLGGQYYGPDGFGEMRGHPKLVGSSDKSHDADLQRRLWEVSEELTGVTYPVD, from the coding sequence ATGGCCAAATGGACCACCGCGGACATTCCCGACCAGACCGGCCGGGTCGCCGTCATCACCGGGGCCAACACCGGCCTCGGCTACGAGACCGCCCTGGCGCTCGCCGCCCACGGAGCGCACGTCGTGCTGGCGGTGCGCAACCTGGACAAGGGCAAGGACGCCGCCGCGCGGATCGCGGCCACCAGCCCCCAGTCCGACGTCGCCCTCCAGGAACTGGACCTGACCTCGCTCGAATCCGTCCGCGCCGCCGCCGAGCAGCTCCGGTCGGCCCATGACCGCATCGACCTCTTGATCAACAACGCCGGCGTGATGTGGACACCGAAGTCGACCACGAAGGACGGCTTCGAGCTGCAGTTCGGCACCAACCACCTCGGGCACTTCGCATTCACCGGTCTACTGCTGGATCGACTCTTGCCGGTCGCGGGATCACGGGTCGTGACCGTCAGCAGCCTCGGCCACCGCATCCTCGCCGACATCCACTTCGACGACCTGCAGTGGGAACGCAGCTACAACCGCGTCGCCGCCTACGGGCAGGCCAAGCTGGCCAACCTGCTCTTCACCTACGAGCTGCAGCGCCGCCTCGCCCCGCGCGGGACGACGATCGCGGCGGCCGCCCACCCCGGCGGTTCGCGCACCGAGCTGACGCGCAACCTTCCCCCGCTCGTCGAGCGGTTCGCGACTCCGTTGTTCGGCCTGATCTCGCAGGACGCGGCAACGGGCGCCCTTCCGACGCTGCGCGCCGCCACCGACCCGGGCGTGCTCGGCGGCCAGTACTACGGGCCCGACGGCTTCGGCGAGATGCGCGGTCACCCGAAGCTGGTGGGCTCCAGCGACAAGTCCCACGACGCCGACCTACAGCGGCGGCTGTGGGAGGTCTCCGAGGAGCTCACGGGAGTCACCTACCCCGTCGACTGA
- a CDS encoding TetR/AcrR family transcriptional regulator has translation MAQPVRPLRADAARNRARVLEIAYDTFAADGLSVPIDEIARRAGVGAGTVYRHFPTKESLFAAVIADRMGHLINEARALLTTEGPGEALFTFLRRTVLRWGATDRGLADALAGLGIDIETVAPDAEEAFLDVLGDLLRAAQEAGTARRDVGVREVKALLVGCQAMEAYNPALAEQVTDVVIDGLRAQR, from the coding sequence ATGGCGCAACCCGTCCGACCGCTGCGCGCCGACGCGGCGCGCAACCGTGCGCGCGTGCTGGAGATCGCGTACGACACATTTGCGGCCGACGGGTTGTCGGTGCCGATCGACGAGATCGCCCGCCGCGCCGGGGTCGGCGCCGGCACCGTCTACCGGCACTTCCCGACGAAGGAATCGCTGTTCGCGGCGGTCATCGCGGACCGCATGGGGCACCTCATCAACGAGGCGCGAGCCCTGCTGACCACCGAGGGGCCCGGCGAAGCGCTCTTCACCTTCCTGCGCCGCACCGTTTTGCGGTGGGGTGCGACCGACCGCGGCCTGGCGGACGCGCTGGCGGGCCTGGGCATCGACATCGAGACCGTCGCGCCCGACGCCGAAGAGGCCTTTCTGGACGTCTTGGGCGACCTGCTGCGCGCCGCGCAGGAAGCCGGCACGGCGCGGCGGGACGTCGGCGTGCGCGAGGTGAAGGCGCTCCTCGTCGGGTGCCAGGCGATGGAGGCCTACAACCCGGCGCTGGCCGAGCAGGTGACCGACGTCGTCATCGACGGTTTACGCGCGCAGCGATAA